The proteins below come from a single Natranaerofaba carboxydovora genomic window:
- the mreC gene encoding rod shape-determining protein MreC, translated as MFSPLIKYKKGIIVSIIAILLIALMGFTYQGQLELDYLDNIFSVVTVPVQDFISSINNNLNSFVMFLVNIRDLSQENQVLSEKLTEYENLELENKELKEENERLRELLDFQEREEHDLIPAKVVGRDPNTWNQLIVINKGEAHGIREEMPVVTDDGLVGRTTSVSRNRSQVLLLLDPGSALSSIVQRSRVSGITEGIGDNSGVLQLINLPKDEDVEIDDVIITSGQGPIFPKGLKIGEIKEIEEEALGFTKRAIIQPAVNFNKLEEVFIIEE; from the coding sequence TTGTTTTCCCCGTTAATAAAATATAAAAAAGGTATAATTGTCAGCATTATAGCGATACTGCTAATCGCTCTAATGGGTTTTACTTATCAGGGGCAGCTAGAGCTAGATTATTTAGATAATATTTTTTCTGTTGTGACAGTGCCTGTGCAGGATTTCATAAGTAGTATCAACAATAACTTAAATAGCTTTGTTATGTTTTTGGTCAATATCAGAGATTTAAGTCAGGAAAATCAAGTATTGAGCGAAAAACTAACAGAATATGAAAATCTAGAACTAGAAAATAAAGAATTAAAAGAGGAAAACGAAAGGCTTAGAGAGCTCTTAGACTTTCAAGAAAGAGAAGAACACGATTTGATTCCTGCTAAAGTAGTTGGTCGTGATCCTAATACATGGAATCAATTAATTGTAATAAATAAAGGAGAAGCCCACGGTATAAGGGAAGAAATGCCGGTAGTTACAGATGATGGACTTGTTGGGCGGACCACATCGGTTAGTAGAAATAGAAGCCAGGTTTTACTCCTTTTAGACCCGGGTAGTGCATTAAGTAGTATAGTACAAAGAAGTAGAGTTAGCGGCATAACAGAAGGGATTGGGGATAATTCAGGAGTACTTCAGCTTATTAACCTTCCAAAAGATGAAGACGTAGAGATAGACGATGTTATTATTACCTCTGGTCAAGGACCTATATTCCCCAAGGGACTAAAAATAGGTGAAATTAAAGAAATAGAAGAAGAAGCGTTGGGCTTTACTAAACGCGCAATAATACAACCAGCAGTAAATTTTAACAAACTTGAAGAAGTTTTCATAATTGAGGAATAG
- the mreD gene encoding rod shape-determining protein MreD: MKKFWFILLIFISVILQVSFYIADVSQIVPDISLLLLVLYSMNGRNKDEASAVAIGVGLFQDLMIGRALGVYALGKLLVVYVAGWLGEKDFMEDNTIGVFFLLILSNVFYWVLIWTVFTLGFRVEIMFFNYLQDYLFLQSLIFGILGIFLYPKVKKLVKRRGHLFPYV, from the coding sequence ATGAAAAAGTTTTGGTTTATCCTTTTGATATTTATAAGTGTGATATTGCAGGTAAGTTTTTATATTGCTGATGTTTCCCAAATTGTACCTGATATATCTTTGCTTTTGCTTGTACTTTACTCAATGAATGGGCGCAACAAAGACGAAGCCTCTGCTGTAGCTATAGGTGTAGGGCTGTTCCAAGACCTTATGATTGGCAGGGCACTTGGAGTTTATGCTTTGGGTAAGTTATTGGTTGTATATGTGGCAGGTTGGTTAGGTGAAAAAGACTTTATGGAAGACAACACCATTGGGGTCTTTTTTCTTTTAATATTATCAAACGTCTTTTATTGGGTTTTGATATGGACAGTATTCACATTAGGCTTTAGAGTGGAGATAATGTTCTTTAATTATTTGCAAGATTATCTATTCTTACAAAGTCTTATTTTTGGAATCCTGGGTATTTTCTTATATCCCAAAGTCAAAAAGTTAGTAAAAAGGCGTGGACATTTATTTCCTTACGTTTAA
- the mrdA gene encoding penicillin-binding protein 2, translating to MTEDKVFKKRLIGFFVISFLILLALMSRLFYFQIVHGEHYQAVSEENRMRRVNIPPPRGEIFDRQGTVLARNSPGYTVSLMDVPEQDEDDFIDELSEILDIDRETIEARMTSQRYRRFEPVPLKSDVDYETVSYLEEKRTEFPGVVIEVAPTRNYPDGKYASHLLGWMGEISREELENGMREVGYRPGDYIGKSGIESVFEKYLRGEEGVRQIEVNRFGSIVTEMGQEEPEPGNDLQLTLDFELQKDLTKSLDEARFEAKEDKKEDARQDGLDPDSIEAKGAAGMVLDPDSGGILSMVSTPQFNPETFGKDYNELQSDPLNPVRNRVLREKYPPGSTFKMVTAVAALEENEITGGETIHDQGRYWEPPYPRNYGGIAHGRISMVEAMAKSSNVYFAELGNRLGIDKLSSWSREFGFGNYVGLEDISGELSGDLAGREIKQQIYSEPQHSIWFPGDTLNAALGQGYHSYTPLQMGNYAAMVANKGIHYRPYLVDKIYDDDEVIEKSSPETLREIEVNERTWELVREGMRDASLPGGTAGQLSEDLPFDVAVKTGTAETGSGREPHSWMVGFAPYDDPEIAFALIVENGGVAGARLTPVARDLIDSYFDLGIDEVEIEEDATGEITY from the coding sequence ATGACTGAAGACAAAGTTTTTAAGAAGAGGCTGATTGGTTTTTTTGTTATTTCCTTTTTAATATTACTTGCTTTGATGTCCAGGCTTTTTTATTTTCAAATAGTACATGGTGAGCATTATCAAGCAGTTTCTGAAGAAAATAGGATGAGAAGAGTTAATATACCTCCACCAAGAGGTGAAATTTTTGATAGACAAGGTACTGTTCTAGCAAGAAATTCACCAGGCTATACAGTATCGTTGATGGATGTTCCAGAACAAGATGAAGATGATTTTATCGATGAATTAAGTGAAATCCTTGATATAGATAGAGAAACAATTGAAGCAAGAATGACATCTCAAAGATACAGGAGATTTGAACCTGTACCTTTAAAATCTGATGTTGATTACGAAACGGTGAGTTATTTAGAGGAGAAGAGAACAGAGTTTCCGGGGGTTGTTATAGAGGTTGCGCCTACAAGGAATTATCCTGATGGAAAATATGCTTCTCATCTGTTGGGGTGGATGGGTGAGATCTCTAGAGAAGAGCTAGAAAATGGTATGAGAGAAGTAGGTTATAGACCGGGTGACTATATTGGAAAAAGTGGAATAGAAAGTGTCTTTGAAAAATATTTACGTGGTGAAGAAGGGGTTCGTCAGATTGAAGTTAATAGGTTTGGAAGTATTGTTACAGAGATGGGGCAAGAAGAGCCAGAACCAGGAAATGATTTGCAACTAACACTGGACTTCGAGCTTCAAAAGGATTTGACCAAGTCGTTAGATGAAGCTAGATTTGAAGCAAAAGAAGATAAAAAAGAAGATGCAAGACAAGATGGCTTGGATCCTGACTCTATCGAAGCTAAAGGTGCTGCCGGGATGGTCTTAGATCCAGACTCTGGTGGAATTTTGTCAATGGTAAGTACTCCTCAATTTAACCCAGAGACTTTTGGCAAAGATTACAATGAGCTTCAAAGCGATCCGCTAAATCCTGTTAGAAATAGAGTTCTTAGAGAAAAATATCCTCCTGGTTCAACTTTTAAGATGGTGACAGCCGTTGCAGCACTAGAAGAAAACGAAATTACTGGAGGAGAAACAATTCATGACCAGGGAAGGTACTGGGAACCACCTTACCCTAGGAACTATGGAGGTATAGCTCACGGTAGAATATCGATGGTTGAAGCAATGGCCAAATCTTCTAATGTGTATTTTGCAGAACTTGGAAATAGATTAGGGATAGATAAACTTAGCAGCTGGTCAAGAGAATTTGGATTTGGAAATTATGTAGGCCTAGAGGATATAAGCGGTGAGTTAAGTGGGGATCTTGCTGGCCGTGAGATAAAACAGCAGATTTATAGTGAACCTCAACACAGTATTTGGTTTCCCGGGGATACTTTGAACGCAGCTTTGGGGCAGGGGTATCATTCATATACTCCACTGCAGATGGGCAATTATGCTGCAATGGTTGCTAATAAAGGTATTCATTACAGACCGTATTTGGTGGACAAAATTTATGACGATGATGAAGTGATTGAAAAAAGCTCACCTGAGACATTAAGAGAGATTGAAGTAAATGAGAGAACATGGGAGCTTGTTAGAGAAGGTATGAGAGATGCCTCGCTTCCTGGAGGAACAGCAGGTCAGTTGTCTGAAGATCTCCCTTTTGATGTAGCTGTCAAAACGGGTACAGCAGAAACTGGTTCTGGAAGAGAACCTCACAGTTGGATGGTCGGTTTTGCACCGTATGACGATCCAGAGATAGCCTTTGCTTTAATTGTTGAAAACGGTGGTGTTGCTGGGGCAAGGCTAACCCCTGTAGCAAGAGATTTGATAGATTCGTATTTTGACTTAGGTATTGATGAAGTTGAGATAGAAGAAGATGCTACTGGAGAGATAACCTATTAA
- the minC gene encoding septum site-determining protein MinC produces MIERNFNETVEFKGTKRGMLIVIDGSEDFNTALEEMKFKLKRSGSFFSKAPVRVQVKNKELTSEEMDLIQNFFKQETELELTEIISGSGEVLISLPSSYTKELGKNEYDYRIDKSIVIRKTLRSGQKISFPGTIIVVGNVNPGSELVAEGDIIVYGALKGVCHAGSNGDKEAMIMSLCLMASQLRIADVITKAPEEDIKEPEFPEKAFISGDKIVVEAIDYKNMQRK; encoded by the coding sequence ATGATAGAGAGAAATTTTAATGAGACTGTTGAGTTTAAAGGTACTAAGAGAGGCATGTTAATTGTAATTGACGGATCTGAAGACTTTAATACAGCCTTAGAAGAGATGAAATTCAAATTAAAAAGATCTGGATCTTTTTTTAGCAAGGCACCCGTGAGGGTACAGGTGAAAAATAAAGAACTAACATCTGAGGAGATGGATTTGATACAAAATTTTTTTAAACAGGAGACAGAGTTAGAGTTAACAGAAATAATATCCGGGTCAGGGGAGGTACTTATTAGCTTACCTTCATCTTATACTAAGGAACTTGGTAAAAATGAATACGATTATAGAATAGATAAAAGTATTGTTATCCGAAAAACTTTAAGATCTGGTCAAAAGATTAGTTTTCCTGGGACTATTATAGTAGTAGGGAATGTAAATCCCGGTAGTGAGTTAGTTGCTGAAGGTGATATAATAGTTTATGGAGCTTTGAAAGGTGTATGTCATGCAGGTTCAAACGGCGACAAAGAAGCTATGATTATGTCATTATGTTTGATGGCAAGTCAGCTTAGAATCGCGGATGTAATAACTAAAGCTCCAGAAGAAGACATAAAAGAACCTGAATTTCCAGAAAAAGCGTTTATAAGTGGTGATAAGATAGTTGTAGAAGCTATTGATTACAAAAACATGCAAAGAAAATAG
- the minD gene encoding septum site-determining protein MinD: MGDVIVVTSGKGGVGKTTTVANIGVGLALQGKTVALVDADIGLRNLDVVLGLENRIVYDLVNVVEGEARLKQALIKDKRYSGLFLLPAAQTRSKTDVNIEQMRALFGELKSKFDYVIIDCPAGIEQGFQNAIAGANKAVVVTTPEVTAARDADRIIGLLEAEEITDYSLVINRIRPDMVERQDMLDIDDLIELLSIELLGVVPDDEQVIVSTNKGEILVANNNSRASQAYKNIVNRMLGEKVPLMTFENDNGFFKKLKKFIGIANY, from the coding sequence ATGGGTGATGTCATTGTGGTGACAAGTGGAAAAGGAGGAGTAGGTAAGACAACTACTGTTGCAAATATAGGAGTTGGACTAGCCCTCCAGGGCAAAACTGTCGCACTTGTTGATGCTGACATAGGCCTTAGAAACTTAGATGTGGTTTTAGGGCTTGAAAATAGAATTGTATATGACTTAGTAAATGTAGTTGAGGGTGAAGCAAGACTAAAACAGGCTTTGATAAAGGATAAAAGATACAGTGGGTTGTTTTTACTGCCAGCGGCACAGACAAGAAGCAAAACAGATGTTAATATAGAGCAAATGAGAGCATTGTTTGGTGAATTAAAATCAAAATTCGATTATGTGATAATTGATTGTCCGGCCGGTATTGAACAAGGATTTCAGAACGCTATAGCAGGTGCTAATAAAGCTGTAGTAGTAACAACTCCCGAAGTTACTGCAGCCAGGGATGCTGACAGGATTATCGGACTTCTTGAAGCAGAAGAAATAACAGACTATAGTCTTGTAATAAACAGGATTAGACCAGATATGGTTGAACGCCAGGACATGCTAGATATTGATGACTTGATAGAGTTACTCTCAATAGAACTTTTAGGTGTTGTACCAGATGATGAGCAGGTGATTGTTTCCACCAATAAGGGAGAAATTCTGGTAGCAAATAATAATTCTAGAGCCTCTCAAGCATACAAAAATATTGTAAACCGTATGCTTGGAGAAAAGGTGCCGCTCATGACTTTCGAAAATGATAATGGATTCTTTAAAAAATTAAAGAAATTTATAGGTATTGCTAATTACTAA
- the minE gene encoding cell division topological specificity factor MinE codes for MFNFRKKKDSKSKAKDRLKLLLVHDRANVSSDLIEEMREEILQVISKYMEIDEDNTEINLTKEKNTARLEANMSVKSIKRNAAR; via the coding sequence TTGTTTAATTTCAGAAAGAAGAAAGATAGTAAATCAAAAGCAAAGGATAGACTGAAGCTTTTGTTGGTGCATGATAGGGCAAATGTATCATCAGACTTAATAGAGGAGATGAGAGAAGAAATCTTGCAAGTTATTAGCAAATATATGGAAATAGACGAGGATAACACAGAAATTAATTTAACTAAAGAAAAAAATACAGCAAGGTTAGAAGCTAACATGTCAGTTAAGTCAATAAAGCGAAATGCCGCACGGTAA
- the rodA gene encoding rod shape-determining protein RodA, whose product MIDKKLLRNFDYILLINVLILSVLSVFVVNSATQTIGDPYYYMIRQLIFIGMGLFILLMVITIDYNNILHFSKFIYYGNILILSLVFVPFLGRTGGGAQRWIAMGFFDFQPSEFAKVAVILTLAKYLAARGNEIEDFFDMIPYFIHVIIPMGLVFMQPDLGTSMVFIAIYFGMLYFNKVKIKLLAYLAGILAAGAIPAYLFVLSDYQKARLTVFLSPESVDPLGAGFQILQSIVAVGSGGLTGKGLFQGTQNQLHFIIEAHTDFIFSVIAEELGFIGATITILLFINLVYRILKIAFTAKDLHGRLICGGVCTMILFQAFVNMGMVLSLMPLTGIPLPFISYGGSSYLANMLAIGLVLNVGMRRDKIMF is encoded by the coding sequence ATGATTGACAAAAAGCTATTAAGAAATTTTGATTATATATTACTGATAAATGTATTAATTTTATCAGTATTAAGTGTGTTTGTGGTAAACAGTGCTACTCAAACTATTGGAGATCCATATTATTACATGATAAGACAGTTGATTTTTATTGGTATGGGGCTTTTCATTTTACTAATGGTAATAACTATTGATTACAATAACATCCTGCATTTTTCTAAATTTATTTATTACGGCAATATATTAATTCTGTCTTTAGTATTTGTTCCTTTTTTGGGTAGAACAGGTGGAGGAGCACAAAGATGGATTGCCATGGGTTTTTTTGATTTTCAACCATCGGAATTTGCTAAGGTTGCAGTTATATTAACTCTGGCAAAATATCTTGCAGCAAGAGGCAATGAAATAGAAGACTTCTTTGATATGATTCCTTATTTTATTCATGTAATTATTCCTATGGGTTTGGTTTTTATGCAGCCTGACCTTGGTACTTCTATGGTTTTTATTGCGATATATTTTGGTATGCTGTACTTTAATAAAGTTAAAATAAAACTCCTCGCCTATCTTGCCGGCATTCTTGCGGCTGGTGCAATTCCCGCATACTTATTTGTTTTAAGTGATTATCAAAAAGCTAGATTAACTGTTTTTTTGAGTCCCGAAAGCGTAGATCCCCTTGGTGCTGGTTTTCAAATATTACAATCAATTGTTGCTGTAGGTTCGGGTGGTTTGACTGGCAAAGGCCTGTTTCAAGGTACTCAAAATCAACTGCATTTTATAATTGAAGCTCATACTGATTTTATTTTTTCGGTAATAGCTGAAGAACTTGGTTTTATTGGGGCGACTATAACCATATTGTTATTTATCAATCTAGTTTATAGAATTTTAAAGATTGCATTTACTGCAAAGGACTTACATGGCCGTTTGATTTGTGGTGGAGTTTGCACAATGATTTTATTTCAGGCATTTGTAAATATGGGTATGGTGCTTAGTTTAATGCCGTTGACTGGTATACCACTTCCTTTTATCAGTTATGGAGGTAGTTCTTATTTAGCCAATATGTTGGCTATTGGACTGGTGTTAAATGTTGGGATGAGACGTGATAAAATAATGTTTTAG
- a CDS encoding M50 family metallopeptidase: MKIRIHWSLVAFLLFYGLMGMLFEMLVIFFIVVLHEAAHLIIAKGYNFTIDEIVLYPFGGKAVIEELIESDPGPEEKIALAGPFFNILLALLGLIAYQNQLIDYSHAEFFVRANFILAFFNLLPALPLDGGRILRARLANKIGFREATHKACLMGKILSIKMCVFGLLALYWQFLNLTIFFVAIFLFFAALNEEKRSLYVYYNYLTKKKRKLQNFGAVNCQELLAFEDVEIKHITKLFRPNKYHLVTVMDRNWYVRGRVGEKEILDILLSRGANTKISKLL; this comes from the coding sequence ATGAAAATAAGAATTCATTGGTCTTTAGTTGCTTTCTTATTGTTTTACGGGTTAATGGGTATGCTGTTTGAGATGCTAGTTATATTTTTTATTGTTGTTTTACATGAAGCGGCTCATTTAATAATTGCAAAAGGGTATAATTTTACAATTGATGAGATTGTTCTTTACCCTTTTGGGGGGAAAGCAGTAATAGAAGAATTGATAGAATCTGATCCTGGACCAGAGGAAAAAATTGCACTGGCAGGGCCTTTTTTTAATATATTATTAGCCCTTTTAGGTCTCATTGCTTATCAAAATCAATTAATAGATTATTCTCATGCTGAGTTCTTTGTTAGAGCTAATTTTATCCTGGCATTTTTCAACTTGTTACCTGCTCTACCATTAGACGGGGGAAGAATTTTGCGAGCACGTCTTGCAAATAAAATTGGTTTTAGAGAGGCAACACATAAGGCGTGTTTAATGGGCAAAATATTGTCTATTAAAATGTGTGTCTTTGGTTTACTGGCTTTGTATTGGCAATTTTTAAATTTAACTATATTTTTTGTAGCAATATTTTTATTTTTTGCGGCGCTTAATGAAGAAAAACGTTCTTTATACGTTTATTATAATTATTTGACTAAAAAGAAAAGAAAGTTGCAGAACTTTGGAGCGGTTAACTGTCAGGAATTATTGGCTTTTGAAGATGTTGAGATCAAACACATAACTAAACTATTTAGACCAAACAAATATCATCTGGTCACTGTAATGGATAGAAATTGGTACGTCAGGGGAAGAGTAGGAGAAAAGGAGATTTTGGATATACTACTTAGCAGAGGAGCTAATACAAAAATATCTAAACTTTTATAA
- a CDS encoding TIGR03960 family B12-binding radical SAM protein produces the protein MSHVKRKDIQQKLDKILPCVEKPGRYIGKEWNSIEKEWSNDKLLIALSFPETYEIGMSHLGLNLLYNILNKRSWIVAERVYAPWVDMEKMLKEYEIPLFTLESKTSLKEFDIVAFTLQYELTYTNVLNTLHLSGIPVKKKERTDHDPLIIAGGPNAFMPEPLADFIDVFVIGEGEEVIIELMERIYNIYKNMDSKSIQKNLDKQEILEELKDLKGVYIPEFYRSLYDENGCYQGLEPLHSNVPSRIIKNVIKDLDKTQIPEKPLVPNIEIVHDRAAVELFRGCGKGCRFCQAGMVYRPVRERSMSKIKEIADKFLKETGYEEISLTSLSTADYSEIESLVNELNDCYSDESVSISLPSLRIDSFSIDLLKKVQKVKKTGLTFAPEAGSERLRNVINKKVTEKNLLDASRAAFESGWHTLKLYFMLGLPTETYDDLDAMVNLVQKVQELYKQINKNTKRLKLNVSTSIYVPKPHTPFQWKGQITMDEMNNRQNYLREKLKSKSINFSWSDPETSYIEAFLAKGDRKCGETIYRAFMNGAKFDGWGEMFDFKIWEKAFEESEVDPYYYVNRDINLEEKLPWDHINSGVSKDYLKKEYQKALNEKTTIDCPDNEKCDICGVCSELI, from the coding sequence ATGTCCCATGTAAAACGAAAAGATATCCAACAAAAACTTGATAAGATATTGCCATGTGTTGAAAAGCCAGGAAGGTATATAGGGAAAGAATGGAATAGTATAGAAAAAGAATGGAGCAACGATAAGCTTTTAATAGCATTATCTTTTCCTGAGACTTATGAGATAGGCATGAGTCATTTGGGACTTAATCTCCTATATAATATATTAAATAAAAGATCCTGGATTGTGGCAGAGAGAGTCTATGCCCCCTGGGTAGATATGGAAAAAATGTTAAAGGAATATGAAATACCTTTATTTACTTTAGAAAGCAAAACTTCCTTAAAAGAATTTGACATAGTAGCTTTCACACTACAATATGAGCTTACGTATACAAATGTCCTAAATACTCTGCATTTAAGCGGTATTCCTGTTAAGAAAAAAGAAAGAACAGATCATGACCCCCTAATAATTGCTGGTGGTCCTAATGCATTTATGCCAGAGCCTTTGGCCGATTTCATCGATGTTTTTGTTATAGGAGAAGGCGAAGAAGTAATAATAGAGTTAATGGAAAGAATCTATAATATATATAAAAACATGGATAGCAAATCAATACAAAAAAACCTTGATAAACAGGAAATTCTTGAAGAATTGAAAGATTTAAAAGGTGTTTACATACCGGAATTTTATAGGTCTTTATACGATGAAAATGGTTGTTATCAAGGATTAGAGCCGCTTCATTCTAATGTTCCTTCTAGAATAATAAAGAATGTAATTAAAGATTTGGACAAAACCCAGATACCAGAAAAACCCCTCGTTCCTAATATTGAGATAGTTCATGATAGAGCTGCAGTAGAGCTTTTTAGAGGCTGTGGTAAAGGGTGTCGATTTTGTCAAGCAGGTATGGTATACAGGCCTGTTAGAGAACGTTCTATGTCCAAGATTAAAGAAATTGCAGATAAATTTTTGAAAGAAACAGGTTATGAAGAAATATCGCTAACGTCTTTATCGACAGCCGACTACAGCGAAATAGAATCTTTAGTTAACGAACTGAATGATTGCTATAGTGATGAGAGTGTATCAATTTCACTGCCTTCATTAAGAATAGATTCATTTTCCATTGACCTATTAAAGAAGGTGCAGAAAGTAAAAAAGACAGGCCTTACCTTTGCCCCTGAAGCAGGCTCAGAAAGACTTAGAAATGTGATTAATAAGAAAGTGACAGAAAAAAATCTTTTAGATGCTTCAAGGGCAGCTTTTGAATCTGGGTGGCATACTTTGAAGTTATATTTTATGCTTGGGCTTCCCACAGAAACCTACGATGATCTGGATGCAATGGTTAACTTGGTTCAAAAAGTACAAGAATTATATAAACAAATAAACAAAAATACCAAACGGCTAAAGCTTAATGTTAGTACTTCTATTTATGTGCCAAAACCTCATACCCCTTTTCAGTGGAAAGGCCAAATTACAATGGATGAAATGAATAACCGTCAAAATTACCTAAGGGAAAAGCTAAAAAGTAAATCTATTAATTTTAGCTGGAGCGATCCGGAGACCAGTTATATTGAAGCATTTCTTGCTAAAGGAGATAGAAAATGCGGGGAGACAATCTACAGAGCTTTTATGAATGGTGCTAAATTTGATGGCTGGGGGGAAATGTTTGATTTTAAAATATGGGAAAAAGCATTTGAAGAAAGTGAAGTAGACCCTTACTATTATGTAAATCGCGATATAAACCTTGAGGAAAAACTACCATGGGATCATATAAATAGTGGTGTTTCCAAAGATTACTTAAAAAAAGAGTATCAAAAAGCATTAAATGAGAAAACAACAATCGACTGTCCTGATAATGAAAAATGCGATATTTGCGGTGTTTGTTCTGAATTAATTTGA
- a CDS encoding TIGR03936 family radical SAM-associated protein, producing MLFWFMFHKKKPMSLVSHHDIVRLFERSFRRAGLSLEFSKGFNPQPKISFAQPLPLGVEGEREYGEFLLADGAKNNEIDLDNENDLDSMVKMINKNLTDGLKILDLKKVEASSVPKLMSIIDASLYEMDFGEVLPLENLEKTIKEILDSDELKIITQKKDKKGKKTKQKEKDIKPLIFKLQIQNHSLEALIKSGSRGNLRPDELARAILEKSSEYNSNNLEEIIHSIKFVRKELYYDQNLKEKEIDEVSLKPIWEYNMGI from the coding sequence TTGTTATTTTGGTTTATGTTTCACAAAAAGAAACCTATGTCTTTGGTTTCACACCATGATATTGTAAGGCTTTTTGAAAGATCTTTTAGAAGAGCTGGTTTAAGTTTAGAATTTAGCAAGGGGTTTAATCCTCAACCAAAAATTTCTTTTGCTCAACCCCTTCCGCTGGGAGTTGAGGGAGAAAGAGAATATGGGGAATTTTTGCTTGCTGATGGGGCCAAAAATAATGAAATTGATTTAGACAACGAAAATGATTTAGATAGCATGGTAAAAATGATTAATAAAAACCTTACAGACGGTCTTAAGATACTTGATTTAAAAAAAGTAGAAGCTAGCTCTGTGCCAAAACTAATGTCTATCATTGATGCTTCTTTATATGAGATGGACTTTGGTGAGGTATTGCCTCTGGAGAACTTAGAAAAAACTATAAAGGAGATTCTTGATAGCGATGAATTGAAAATAATAACCCAAAAAAAAGATAAAAAGGGTAAAAAAACAAAACAAAAAGAAAAAGATATTAAACCTTTAATATTTAAACTGCAAATTCAAAACCATTCATTAGAAGCATTAATCAAATCTGGCAGCAGGGGAAATCTACGCCCTGATGAATTGGCAAGGGCAATCTTAGAGAAAAGCAGTGAATATAATAGTAATAACTTAGAAGAAATAATACATAGTATAAAGTTTGTTCGAAAGGAACTATATTATGATCAGAACTTGAAAGAAAAAGAAATAGACGAAGTGTCTTTAAAACCTATTTGGGAATATAACATGGGAATATAG
- the rplU gene encoding 50S ribosomal protein L21, translating into MYAIIESGGKQYKVKEGDVINVEKLPEQEEGSEVLFDKVLMVRGEDEEDVKIGAPFVDGVKVKGKIEEHGKGDKVVIFKYKPKKDYRRKKGHRQPYTQVKIDKIEA; encoded by the coding sequence GTGTACGCAATAATTGAAAGTGGTGGCAAGCAGTATAAGGTTAAAGAAGGTGACGTAATAAACGTTGAGAAGTTACCGGAACAAGAAGAAGGTAGTGAGGTTTTGTTTGATAAGGTTTTGATGGTAAGAGGCGAAGATGAAGAAGACGTTAAAATAGGTGCTCCTTTTGTTGATGGAGTAAAAGTAAAAGGGAAAATCGAAGAGCACGGCAAAGGAGATAAGGTTGTAATATTTAAGTACAAGCCGAAGAAAGATTATCGCAGAAAAAAAGGTCACCGCCAGCCTTATACTCAAGTCAAAATTGACAAAATTGAAGCCTAG
- a CDS encoding ribosomal-processing cysteine protease Prp has translation MIEINVLRKKEGELTGYEVKGHAEYADEGEDIVCAAISVLAQTGIFSLNSLVSIEGSEKIEKGFLRCSIPEDITDEKKNEAQLIMNTVLVGMYQTARSYPDRIKILDEGGIYQC, from the coding sequence ATGATAGAAATTAACGTCTTACGTAAAAAAGAGGGCGAGCTTACTGGATATGAAGTTAAAGGTCACGCAGAATATGCTGATGAAGGGGAAGATATAGTTTGTGCAGCTATTTCTGTGTTGGCCCAGACAGGAATATTTTCTTTGAATAGCTTAGTTTCTATAGAAGGCAGTGAAAAGATTGAAAAAGGCTTTCTAAGATGTAGTATACCTGAGGACATAACTGATGAGAAGAAAAATGAAGCTCAGTTAATTATGAATACAGTTTTGGTAGGGATGTACCAAACTGCTAGATCTTATCCAGACAGGATAAAAATATTAGATGAAGGGGGGATTTATCAATGCTAA